One window from the genome of Luteitalea sp. encodes:
- a CDS encoding glycosyltransferase, translating to MKHVGIYRSVYPVPSETFITQQAAHLRTYTPTFLVRRRRGETRFPTFAISDGDVYKLKQTFHTLTRSPRLFAAVGSERYDLLHAHFAVDGVYALPLAARLNIPLVVSVHGYEITSHRRPSWRKGSQTKFQFVQYMLHERALKAQATAFIAISEYIKRRLLERGYPEEKIHVHYIGVDLDYFTPASRSARDARYVLCVGRHSEKKGIDTLLEAWAVVAQRHPSVSLIQVGAGPLTERVHQLAHEFGVEKQTRFLGVQPHEEVLRLMRHAEVFCLPSRTAVTGDCEGLGIVFNEASACAVPVVATRHGGIPEAVMDRETGLLVPEGDAPALAQALDAVLADRALGERLGRRGREYVCERFDVRRQGAKLEALYDAAVAQ from the coding sequence ATGAAGCATGTTGGCATCTACCGATCCGTGTACCCGGTGCCCTCGGAAACGTTCATCACCCAACAAGCCGCCCACCTTCGCACCTACACCCCGACGTTTCTCGTGAGGAGGAGAAGAGGAGAGACGAGGTTTCCGACGTTCGCGATCAGCGATGGGGATGTGTACAAGCTGAAGCAGACGTTCCACACGCTGACGCGTTCTCCTCGTCTGTTTGCGGCTGTTGGATCGGAGCGGTACGACCTGTTGCACGCGCACTTCGCGGTCGATGGCGTCTATGCGCTGCCCTTGGCGGCCCGGCTGAACATTCCGCTCGTCGTCTCCGTTCATGGGTACGAGATCACCTCTCATCGCCGGCCCTCGTGGCGGAAGGGCAGCCAGACGAAATTCCAATTCGTGCAGTACATGCTCCATGAGCGAGCTCTGAAGGCACAGGCGACGGCGTTCATTGCCATATCCGAGTACATCAAGCGCAGACTCCTAGAGCGCGGCTATCCCGAAGAGAAGATCCACGTTCATTACATTGGCGTCGACCTCGACTACTTCACCCCCGCATCGCGATCGGCGAGAGACGCGCGCTACGTGTTGTGCGTCGGACGTCATAGCGAGAAGAAAGGGATCGATACGTTGCTCGAAGCGTGGGCCGTCGTTGCGCAACGGCACCCATCGGTCTCGCTCATCCAGGTCGGGGCGGGTCCGCTCACAGAACGTGTGCATCAGTTGGCGCATGAATTCGGTGTCGAGAAGCAAACCCGGTTCCTTGGGGTCCAGCCTCATGAGGAGGTGTTGCGGTTGATGCGGCACGCAGAAGTCTTTTGTCTTCCCAGCCGCACGGCGGTGACGGGCGACTGCGAGGGGTTGGGCATCGTGTTCAACGAGGCGTCCGCCTGCGCAGTGCCGGTCGTGGCCACACGGCATGGGGGCATTCCGGAGGCCGTCATGGACCGCGAGACGGGGCTGCTCGTCCCGGAGGGGGATGCCCCGGCGCTTGCGCAGGCGCTCGATGCGGTGCTCGCCGATCGCGCCCTCGGCGAACGGCTCGGTCGAAGGGGGCGCGAGTACGTGTGCGAGCGGTTCGACGTCCGGCGGCAAGGTGCCAAGCTCGAAGCACTCTATGACGCCGCTGTCGCCCAGTAA
- a CDS encoding glycosyltransferase produces the protein MPGRQECPYTTHVHDQRRISVLIPTFNRADFLETMLTSVLAQTVPISEVIVVDDGSLDATASVVGALLDRRPDWRSRLHYLHQTNHGKSVALNNALARAAGDWIAFNDSDDLWWPEKVEWQLRALARYPECGACFTDARFVNNPAMDTTAFRRAEKRYVDQIGRISDPVRFVVHSSHGVFMQTLLVRKDVMARVGQFDPRLRVSQDTDFVFRLARETTFCYVNLPLVDIDRRAARSGALTSEFSRQSLTRIQALETMLRKWLDMADGEPGDVRHRIQVLLRDRINELSDWHLLHGTALDARRELSRALGVRFSTRLAAKLVLLYLMPRRLQAVVRQRTAARPGFVSRTT, from the coding sequence ATTCCTGGCAGGCAGGAGTGCCCGTATACTACCCATGTGCATGACCAGCGGCGCATTTCGGTTTTGATTCCGACGTTCAATCGTGCAGACTTCCTGGAGACGATGCTGACGAGCGTGCTCGCTCAGACCGTCCCGATCAGCGAAGTTATCGTGGTCGACGACGGGTCGCTGGACGCGACGGCGAGCGTGGTCGGCGCTCTGCTCGACCGGCGGCCGGATTGGCGCAGCCGCCTGCACTACCTTCACCAGACCAATCATGGCAAGAGCGTCGCGCTGAACAACGCGCTGGCTCGAGCCGCCGGGGATTGGATCGCATTCAACGATTCAGACGATCTCTGGTGGCCTGAAAAGGTCGAGTGGCAGCTACGGGCGCTCGCGCGGTATCCAGAGTGCGGCGCCTGTTTTACGGACGCACGGTTCGTGAACAATCCGGCGATGGATACGACGGCGTTCCGGCGGGCAGAAAAGCGCTACGTCGACCAAATCGGTCGAATTTCAGATCCCGTTCGCTTCGTCGTCCATTCATCGCATGGCGTGTTCATGCAGACGCTCCTCGTGAGGAAAGACGTCATGGCGCGGGTTGGCCAGTTCGACCCGCGGCTGCGCGTGTCGCAAGACACGGACTTCGTGTTTCGGTTGGCTCGTGAAACGACCTTCTGTTACGTGAATCTCCCCTTGGTGGATATCGATCGTCGGGCCGCTCGATCAGGAGCGTTGACATCCGAGTTCAGCCGACAGAGCCTGACGCGGATCCAGGCGCTCGAAACCATGCTGCGGAAATGGCTCGACATGGCGGATGGTGAGCCTGGCGACGTCAGACACCGGATTCAGGTTCTCTTGCGGGATCGGATCAACGAGCTCTCGGACTGGCACCTGCTTCACGGGACGGCGCTGGATGCTCGTCGCGAACTGTCTCGCGCTCTCGGTGTCCGATTCTCGACACGCTTGGCCGCCAAGCTGGTGCTCCTCTATCTGATGCCGAGGCGACTGCAGGCCGTCGTTCGACAACGGACGGCGGCGCGGCCAGGCTTCGTTTCCCGTACCACGTAG